Below is a window of Synechococcus sp. PCC 7335 DNA.
GTCTCAACGTACAGTTGAATCGCTCGATATGGTTGGTTTGACCGCTGTTCTTGCTAACTGCACGATGTCGCTTACTCGGCAAAACGATTTCATACGCTTGTCTTGGTGCGCGTTCCCTAGCGCCGCAAAGCGACGCGGGGTCGCACCGCTCCCAAAAGTCAGTGTAGCAAACGGCGCACTGACGATAGACAGGTGGTAAGCAGGCCCAAAGAGAACGCGCACCCTCACGGTTACGACCACCAATATGCATGCCGATGGTCTCTCGAGTATCTCGATTAATCGCTAACCAGATCCACTGTTTATTGCTTTTGCTGCCAACAAACGACCACGCTTCATCGCACTCCAGTGTTAGCGGCCCTTTTTTGGGGCTTGTCTTTGCCTGACGGGGCACATCGGCGTATTCCTCGCTCGCATACTGCTGCAGCCAGGGCTCTGAAACCTTCGCTACTCTGGCAATGCCAGCCATCGATAGCCGCTCTAGCAAGAGGTCATCAATCAGGGCTTTAGTGGCATCACTAATCCGTTTTTGTTGAGGGTCTTCAACAAACTGCGGTGCGACCCCGCGTCGCTTTGCGGCGCTAGGGAATGCGCACCAAGACGACGGCCACAGTCTCGGCATTTATGGTTCTGCTTCCCGGTGTGAATTTTACCGTTCTTAACCACTTGCTTTGAGTGACAAGCAGGACAGGTCGGCTTGTGGTCTACGATGAGCCAGAGTGGATAGCAGCATCGTCTTAATTTTATCCTTTTAGGACTACCCTCAACGACGAACCCGCTACCACCCTCTTAGAGCGCATCCGTACCGAACGCGAAAAACTTGAAGTCACAAAGAAGAAAAAGAAACGCTCATCCCACAAGAAAGCTAAGTAAGCTTATAGCAAAAAGCTCACCTCACTAATATGATTATGAATTCAACGAACAACTTACTAACTCGTATCACTCAAACGCCTGGTCAGTGCGGCGGTCGTCCTTGCATTCGAGGCATGAGAATTCGGGTCACCGACATCCTTGAAATGCTAGCTGAGAACGTCAACACAACTGAGATTTTAGAGGATTTCCCAGACTTAGAACTAGCAGACATTCAAGCGTGCTTACTCTTTGCAGCCAAACGCACCGACTTTCCTAGACTGACCGCATGAAAATTTGGATCGACGCTCAGCTACCTCCAATTCTAGCTAATTGGCTGAAGGCTCGATTTAGTTTGGAAGCTTTTGCCTTAAGAGAACTGTTGCTTAGAGACGCACAAGACATCGAGATCTTTGAAGCGGCAAGAGCTGAGAGCGTTGTCATCTTGACGAAAGATAGTGACTTCATTGATTTAGTCTGCCGTCTAGGGCCCCCGCCTCAGATTTTATGGCTGACCTGTGGGAACGTCACAAATCGCAACCTGAAACGGTTGCTTCTAAACACTCTGCCTGATGCATTGAAAGAGCTGCAACAAGGAGAAACGATCGTAGAGATTAGCGACAACACATAAACTCATTGAGTAGATGCTACCTGCTCGGTCTATGCAATCGTACTCAACCCTGTGAGCAACCGCTAGCTCTCGATCCGTTGGCTCATCGCTGCTCGATAATCTGAAGCGCTCTCTTTTTCTTATGTAACTAACGTGAGTTCGGGTTAAGCCGCAGGGAGCAGTTCCCACTCCATATGGAGTGTAGGCTTTTTCGGTTGATGGCAATAAGCAATCAGGCCACAGATGATATTCGCCCAACAGTTGACGGGACTGCGATGACGAGAATGCTCAATCTGTGAGTATTAGGCGACAGTGACATAGGCGGGTTGTAAAACCGGGTTGTCGTGTTCGGTTAGAGCGAAGTGAGACCGACTAGCAACGGCAACTTGCCGAAAAGCCAAGAAAAAGACACAGGTAGATCTCCTACGAAAGAGAGCTATGTTCTGTGCCCAAAGCCATTCACTTATACCAGAAGAGAGCCTATATGAACGCGAGGAAGCTGGGGCTGACCCAGTCGGCATCGCCGACGATAGCTAAAATATCAGAGCGCACGGGCCAACGGATTGATGCAGATCGCCACCGTTCCAACCGGGGCGTTACGATTGCAGCGCCGCAGCGCCGAGACCCTTTAGCAGAGGTCTGGAAGCGAGAACTAGAACCGATACTGTGCCGGGAACCAAGACTAAAGCCAACCACGTTATTCGAGTATCTGCAAGAGCAGTATCCGGGCGAGTATCCGCAAGTACTGCGGACGTTGCAGCGCCGAGTGCGAGAGTGGAAAGCGCTGCACGGGCCAGAGCCAGAAGTGATGTTCATGCTACGTCACGAACCAGGGGTGATGAGACTCTCGGACTTCACCAAACTAAAGGGAATGGAGATCACCATTGGCGGCGAGCCGTTCGAGCACCTGATCTACCACTACCGTTTGGCCTACAGCGGTTGTCTTGGTAGGCATTCCCTAGCGCCGCAAAGCGACGCGGGGTCCTACCGCTGGCAATATGCGCAAATTATTCAGGGTGGTGAGAGCTTCGTAGCCCTATCCGAAAGGTTGCAGAATGCGCTAGCAGCTAGCGGTGGGGCACTGAAGGAGCATCGCACTGACAGCCTAAGCGCGGCCTACCGTAATTCGGGTGGACATCGCACCAAGGAACTAACGCGGTTCTACGATGACTTGTGCGAGCACTACCGGATGGTGCCGACGAGAAACAACAAGGGCAAAGCGAATGAAAATGGTTCAGTCGAAAGTCCACACGGTCATCTAAAGAACCGGATCAAGTAGGCCATCTACCTGCGCGGCAGCAGCGACTTTGCCAGTATTGCCGACTACCAAGCGGTGATAGACCAAGCTGCTGCTGGACTGAACCGACAGTGCCAGGACAAGTATGAAGCCGAGAAAGCGGTGCTGCAATCGCTGCCCAAACGTCGAGTAGCCGACTACGAGATTCTCAGCGCTAAGGTGAGCTGTCATAGCACGATAGACGTGCGCTGCATTCTCTACAGCGTACCGTCCAGGCTGATAGGTCAGCGCATCGAAATTCATCTCTATCATGACCGTCTAGTCGGCTACTTTGCCCGGCAGCAGGTATTTGAACTCACCCGAATGCGGGCTAGTGGTAAAGGACAGCGACGCGGGCGTTGTATCGACTATCGGCATCTGATAGGCGGACTGAGAAAGAAGCCACGTGCCTTCATCTTTTGCAAGTGGCAAAGCGACTTGTTGCCGACCGCTGAGTTTCGTCAGCTTTGGCAGCAATTGAAGGCGCAGTTCGAGCGCGACCAGGCGGCTGTGCTGATGGTCGAAGCGCTCTACATCGCCGCCACCTATGACCAGGAACAGGCCGTTGCAGACTACATGAACAAAGCGCTGGCACAGCAGCAGTTGACGCTGAGACGTCTACAGCAACAGTTCATCCCTAGCTCAGTAGCCGCCTTACCACCGATAGAAACGCAACAACATTCGCTCGATAGCTATGACCAACTCCTCAGCAGCGCAGACGACAACAGTAGCGACACCACAGAAAGCAACGACAGTCAGCCCATATCAAGAGCTGAGTAGTCTGCTCAAACAACTCAAGCTCACCAACATACTTACCCACTGGGAAGCTACCGAGAGCCAGGCTTTACAGCAACAATGGTCTTACGCACAATTTTTACTCAGCTTGTGCCAACAAGAGGCAGACAGAAGAAACCAAATGCGGCTAAAAAGAGCAAAAAAGGAAGCGCAACTGCCCGCCGTAAAAAGTTTAACCAGCTTTGAGTTCGAGCACTGCCCGAGCTTCAATCCAGCGCCCTTGATGCAGTTAGCTGATGACGATAGCTGGCTTGATAGTGCCACCAATTGCTTACTTTTCGGGGCGAGCGGGGTGGGAAAAACGCACTTAGCTCTTGGGTTGTCGCAAGCCATGCTAGAGGCCGGACGGCGCGTGAAGTTCTTCAATGCACTGGAGCTAGTCCAACAGCTTCAGCAAGATAAACAACAACTGTTGCTACAGTCCAGACTGAAGAAACTTGACCGCTTTGACCTGCTTGTTCTCGACGACTTGGGCTATGTGCAAAAGTCTGAGGCCGAAACCTCTGTTTTCTTCGAGCTGATTGCTCATCGCTATGAGCGCAAGAGCCTACTCATCACGGCCAATCAGCCGTTTAGCAAATGGGACAGCATTTTCCCTGACTCGATGATGACGGTCGCGGCCGTTGACCGATTGGTGCATCACGCGGTCATTTTCGAGATTAAAGCTGAGAGTTATCGGCAGCAACAAGCCGCTGCTCGCAATCAGAACTAATTGACGCCAAAAAACACTTATAGACCTCGATAGCTTAAAAGTAATCACCGACTGTCATTTAGATCGCCATCTGTCGTTCAGATCGCCATCTGTCATTTAGATCGCTTACTGTCGTCTCATTGTGAGTCTTGACAGGCGCTTACTCGCGGCACCAACTCGACAACCTCCTGTCGTCTACTCGCCTATGTCACTTGACATTTAATACTGCCTAAACAGCCACAGGTAGAACGCGAGATTAAACGTCTGTTCAAGGTATTCAATAACAACACGCTGTCCCGCTATCCGCTCGGCGGTCGCAGGTGAGTACGTCAACGAAAACGGTACTCGCTGTATCGTCACTATCGTTTCTATGAACGACTGCATACTGCTAGGGAAGTCGGGGAGGAAGCGTTACTCGGCTGAGGTGAGACGAGCCTGGGACGGGTTCGACTGCCCGTATGGCAAACCTGAGCACTTGTACGAGCCACTTTTTGCGAACACCTACACGGCCTGTGGCCAGCAATTCGAGTTCGTTGAGGGCGGTGATATTCTCTGGGACTTAGCGCACGATCCAATAACCTACAGTCAGGTCGTTGGCAAAGGTGAACTCTTTGGGGTTGAAGTCGCTACGCTGAAGTCGCTGATCCTGGCTCGACCTCAGCTCAAAGCAGAGTACAACCACCTAAGGAAAAACGACCGGAAGGTACTTACAGATGTGGCCTATCTACGCTATCGCAGCCCGCAGCTGGTAGCACTACCTAATCTGTCAGCGAAGTCATAAGCACGACTCGTTCGACTACCCACTCAAGCGAGTTGCAGTAATCTTATGTAACTCAGGAGCTTTTAGATAAGTAGGCTTAAGTTACATAAGATTACCGTGCTGGTTGAGAGCGTGAACTGATAAAAACGCATCTACAAATCGTAGCGATAGGCACTACCCTCTTACTCAGAGACAAGTTCTGTAAACATCTTGAGACAGCAAGGGTATAGAGTGTGGCGCGATCACTACAATGGGTGCTGTTGATTGCGATTATCTGCGTTATAACGG
It encodes the following:
- a CDS encoding DUF433 domain-containing protein, producing the protein MNSTNNLLTRITQTPGQCGGRPCIRGMRIRVTDILEMLAENVNTTEILEDFPDLELADIQACLLFAAKRTDFPRLTA
- the istB gene encoding IS21-like element helper ATPase IstB, translated to MTNSSAAQTTTVATPQKATTVSPYQELSSLLKQLKLTNILTHWEATESQALQQQWSYAQFLLSLCQQEADRRNQMRLKRAKKEAQLPAVKSLTSFEFEHCPSFNPAPLMQLADDDSWLDSATNCLLFGASGVGKTHLALGLSQAMLEAGRRVKFFNALELVQQLQQDKQQLLLQSRLKKLDRFDLLVLDDLGYVQKSEAETSVFFELIAHRYERKSLLITANQPFSKWDSIFPDSMMTVAAVDRLVHHAVIFEIKAESYRQQQAAARNQN
- a CDS encoding DUF5615 family PIN-like protein — its product is MKIWIDAQLPPILANWLKARFSLEAFALRELLLRDAQDIEIFEAARAESVVILTKDSDFIDLVCRLGPPPQILWLTCGNVTNRNLKRLLLNTLPDALKELQQGETIVEISDNT
- a CDS encoding DDE-type integrase/transposase/recombinase; this encodes MNARKLGLTQSASPTIAKISERTGQRIDADRHRSNRGVTIAAPQRRDPLAEVWKRELEPILCREPRLKPTTLFEYLQEQYPGEYPQVLRTLQRRVREWKALHGPEPEVMFMLRHEPGVMRLSDFTKLKGMEITIGGEPFEHLIYHYRLAYSGCLGRHSLAPQSDAGSYRWQYAQIIQGGESFVALSERLQNALAASGGALKEHRTDSLSAAYRNSGGHRTKELTRFYDDLCEHYRMVPTRNNKGKANENGSVESPHGHLKNRIK